In one window of Saprospiraceae bacterium DNA:
- a CDS encoding aminotransferase class IV, with product MYRFFESIAIVGGVARNLPLHQERVEKTYRQFYKVRFPVELSSLIQQSGEQFSAEVKYKFKFSYSQNKFSLSFELYETKAHAHFKLIPSKINYPHKLTNRIKILQLKKDIADQDEIIIIRSNRLTDTSYSNLVFSDGRSWFTPKQPLLKGIMRTHLLNQNKITEEDLCLNDLHKFVRFKCINALNGLEEGPVYGIEKILHPNMIQNGK from the coding sequence ATGTACCGGTTTTTTGAATCCATAGCAATCGTTGGTGGTGTGGCCAGAAATTTGCCATTACACCAGGAAAGGGTTGAAAAAACCTACAGACAATTCTATAAAGTCAGGTTTCCAGTTGAGCTTTCAAGTCTTATTCAACAATCCGGTGAACAATTTTCTGCAGAAGTAAAATATAAATTCAAATTTAGTTACTCTCAGAACAAGTTCTCTCTTTCATTCGAACTCTATGAGACAAAAGCGCACGCTCATTTTAAGCTGATACCCTCCAAAATAAATTATCCCCATAAACTCACCAACCGGATCAAAATTCTACAACTAAAAAAAGACATTGCAGATCAGGACGAAATCATCATCATCAGATCAAATAGATTAACCGATACGAGTTACTCCAATCTGGTTTTTTCGGATGGTCGAAGTTGGTTTACTCCAAAACAACCTCTACTCAAAGGAATCATGCGTACCCATCTGCTGAATCAAAATAAAATCACAGAGGAAGATCTTTGCCTGAATGATTTACATAAATTTGTCCGGTTCAAATGCATCAATGCATTAAACGGATTAGAAGAAGGGCCTGTGTACGGAATCGAAAAGATCCTGCATCCAAATATGATTCAAAATGGTAAATGA
- a CDS encoding YggS family pyridoxal phosphate-dependent enzyme: protein MVNEKKYIEVLNLSIKYKADLLVVTKNQSTSDILKLYELGHRLFGENKVQMLLDRRQSLPEDITWHMIGHLQKNKIRYIIDWISCIQSIDSWSLAEALNQHAREANRILPVFLEIKIAKEYTKYGFNRLALMEDLKSFPAHPFPNLHLAGCMGMASFTDNKLQIQSEFADLKNCFDEIKMLFDCCSKMQTLSMGMSGDYQIALDSGSNMIRVGSLLFSQ, encoded by the coding sequence ATGGTAAATGAGAAAAAATACATAGAGGTCCTGAACTTAAGCATAAAGTACAAAGCTGATTTGTTGGTAGTCACCAAAAACCAAAGCACTTCAGACATTCTTAAACTATACGAATTGGGCCATCGGCTTTTTGGCGAAAATAAAGTCCAAATGTTATTAGACCGACGCCAATCGTTGCCGGAAGATATCACATGGCACATGATCGGTCATTTGCAAAAAAATAAGATCAGGTATATTATCGACTGGATCAGCTGTATTCAATCGATAGATTCCTGGTCGCTTGCAGAAGCACTCAATCAACATGCCCGGGAAGCCAACAGAATCTTGCCCGTTTTTCTGGAAATAAAAATCGCAAAGGAATACACCAAATATGGTTTTAACCGACTTGCCTTAATGGAGGACTTAAAATCTTTTCCAGCCCATCCTTTTCCTAACCTACATCTGGCCGGTTGCATGGGTATGGCCAGCTTTACAGACAACAAACTGCAAATTCAAAGCGAATTTGCAGATTTAAAAAACTGTTTCGATGAAATAAAAATGCTATTCGATTGTTGCTCGAAAATGCAAACACTCTCCATGGGCATGTCAGGTGATTATCAAATCGCATTGGATTCAGGATCCAATATGATCAGAGTCGGATCTCTTTTATTCTCTCAATAG
- a CDS encoding AhpC/TSA family protein, giving the protein MKMNFLFALLALIVLNSCNSGNKISGNFENGPDIAVHLERIGLDNSAIAIDKSEMKGGQFNFTMDEALSPGLYRIKMGQQNLIFVLEGNEKSVEFSGDFKELATGKVNVKGGAASEEVFTHIKKLSEQQPSADLIKEATSSMNSPLAAGLIAVQFLGFRPEFMSIHQDVLKRMKDKFPATEFTKTYETFMVQLEEMAAAQEAAESIKVGMDAPDISLPTPDGKTLALSSLKGKVVLLDFWASWCGPCRRANPHVVEMYHKYKNKGFTVYSVSLDGVDSRTKAQLGNETQIQDFITRSKEAWLAAIEKDKLSWNTHVSDLKKWDSGPAKVYGVQAIPKTFLIGKDGKITAVNPRDNLEEEIIKAL; this is encoded by the coding sequence ATGAAAATGAATTTCCTTTTTGCTTTATTGGCCCTAATTGTACTCAACTCGTGCAATTCCGGAAACAAGATCAGTGGAAATTTTGAAAACGGACCAGACATCGCTGTCCATTTGGAACGCATTGGTCTGGATAACTCCGCTATTGCTATCGACAAGTCTGAAATGAAAGGAGGCCAGTTCAATTTTACTATGGATGAAGCATTAAGTCCCGGATTATACCGCATCAAAATGGGACAACAAAACCTCATCTTCGTTCTTGAAGGAAATGAAAAGTCCGTTGAATTTTCAGGCGATTTCAAAGAACTTGCAACAGGTAAAGTAAATGTGAAAGGTGGAGCGGCCTCTGAGGAAGTGTTTACCCATATTAAAAAATTGTCAGAACAGCAACCCAGCGCAGATTTGATCAAAGAAGCCACCAGTTCCATGAACAGCCCCCTTGCAGCTGGTCTGATCGCTGTTCAATTCTTAGGATTTCGTCCTGAATTTATGTCTATTCACCAGGATGTACTCAAAAGAATGAAAGATAAATTTCCGGCGACGGAGTTTACTAAAACCTATGAAACATTTATGGTCCAGCTGGAAGAAATGGCTGCAGCACAGGAAGCTGCAGAATCCATAAAAGTTGGCATGGATGCACCAGATATTTCTTTACCAACTCCTGACGGAAAAACCTTGGCGCTCTCTTCATTAAAAGGCAAAGTTGTATTGCTGGATTTCTGGGCAAGCTGGTGTGGACCCTGCAGACGGGCTAATCCGCATGTCGTCGAAATGTACCACAAATACAAAAACAAGGGTTTTACAGTCTATAGTGTATCCCTGGACGGGGTCGACAGTCGCACCAAAGCTCAGCTCGGCAATGAAACACAGATTCAGGACTTTATAACCCGTTCCAAAGAAGCCTGGCTTGCGGCTATAGAAAAAGATAAATTAAGCTGGAATACCCATGTGAGCGACCTCAAAAAATGGGACAGCGGACCCGCCAAAGTTTATGGGGTTCAGGCTATTCCAAAGACATTTTTAATAGGAAAAGACGGTAAAATTACCGCAGTCAATCCAAGAGATAATCTGGAAGAAGAAATCATCAAAGCGCTCTGA
- a CDS encoding TlpA family protein disulfide reductase, translating to MNFHKFFIPVILILSANSIWSQGLATTVPVIGMKDLQLLLEKKDDTIRLFNFWATWCRPCVKELPYFEELNSEWKKSKAMVYLISLDFNEGQNRKLHKFLEKNQIKSQVLLFDGGDPNKWIDEISREWSGTIPASLVVQQGRKCFLESSFDNTQEIRKFINSCSKSN from the coding sequence ATGAATTTCCACAAATTTTTTATCCCTGTAATCCTGATTTTGTCTGCAAACTCCATATGGAGTCAGGGCTTGGCAACCACAGTTCCAGTGATTGGAATGAAGGACTTACAGCTATTGTTAGAAAAGAAAGATGACACGATCAGATTATTTAACTTTTGGGCAACCTGGTGCAGGCCCTGTGTCAAAGAACTTCCCTATTTCGAAGAATTGAATAGCGAATGGAAAAAATCCAAAGCGATGGTTTATCTGATCAGTCTCGACTTCAATGAAGGCCAGAACAGAAAGTTGCATAAATTTTTAGAGAAAAACCAAATCAAATCTCAGGTTTTACTCTTCGATGGCGGGGACCCGAATAAGTGGATAGATGAAATATCAAGAGAATGGTCAGGCACCATTCCTGCAAGCCTGGTTGTTCAACAGGGACGAAAATGTTTCCTTGAATCTTCTTTTGACAATACTCAGGAAATCCGGAAATTTATAAATAGCTGTAGCAAATCAAATTAA
- the purL gene encoding phosphoribosylformylglycinamidine synthase subunit PurL yields MSVANVETAQKLGLTEEEFYKINDILGRAPNFTELSIYSVMWSEHCSYKNSITYLKKLPRKGSRLLVEAGEENAGLVDIGDGIACAFKIESHNHPSAIEPYQGAATGVGGIHRDIFTMGARPIAALNSLRFGEIQLNHTQRLMKGVVKGIGNYGNAFGVPTVGGEVYFNSCYNQNILVNAMSVGLVEIGKTVSAVADGPGNPVFIVGSATGKDGIHGATFASADLTEDSAEDLPAVQVGDPFQEKLLLEASLEAISTGQIVGMQDMGAAGITCSTSEMSAKSGTGMDIWLDKVPTRQKNMQPFEILLSESQERMLVVCKKGGEEQLLRVFEKWDLECIQIGEVNDTGRLKYFHHDELVADVPAESLVLGGGAPVYQRSFKEPAYLEKVRTFDASAVKLPADLKQVAKELMKHPDIANKKWIYEQYDKMVRTGTMTSVEASDAAIVRIKNSEKALALTVDCNSNYVYLNPETGGMIAVAECARNISCSGGIPVAITNCLNFGNPYNPEVYWQFVHALQGMGKACQKFDTPVTGGNVSFYNQSVSKDGTIPVYPTPVIGMLGILENQNLKTGIAFKNQGDLIYLLGDIQNDISYSTYLSKIHGIQFAPVPHFDLEKEFQLHKNIQGLIRNQLVRSAHDLSEGGLFVALAESCFSPAQLGFSIHLPQGIRSDIALFSEDQGRILVSVAPDKKNEFETYLLQNSQQFLLLGTVEPGVFEIDGEHFGTVGEFFEIYSTAIENYLN; encoded by the coding sequence GTGTCAGTAGCAAATGTAGAGACCGCTCAAAAACTTGGTTTAACGGAAGAAGAGTTTTATAAAATCAACGATATTTTAGGGAGAGCTCCGAACTTTACAGAACTGAGTATTTATTCAGTCATGTGGTCTGAACATTGTTCTTATAAAAACTCAATAACTTATCTCAAAAAACTGCCCAGAAAAGGTTCGCGTTTACTTGTCGAGGCCGGTGAAGAGAATGCTGGTCTGGTCGATATCGGCGATGGAATTGCCTGTGCGTTTAAGATAGAATCACACAATCACCCTTCTGCCATTGAACCCTACCAGGGAGCAGCAACTGGGGTCGGTGGGATCCATCGCGATATTTTCACCATGGGTGCCAGACCCATAGCAGCTTTGAATTCCCTAAGGTTTGGCGAAATTCAACTCAACCATACGCAGAGACTTATGAAAGGGGTGGTAAAAGGAATTGGGAATTATGGAAATGCTTTTGGAGTGCCCACCGTTGGAGGAGAAGTCTATTTCAATTCATGCTACAACCAGAATATCCTTGTGAATGCCATGAGCGTAGGCCTGGTTGAAATTGGCAAAACTGTTTCTGCAGTTGCCGATGGCCCGGGAAACCCTGTTTTTATTGTCGGGTCGGCAACCGGGAAAGACGGCATTCACGGAGCTACATTCGCCAGTGCGGACCTTACTGAGGATTCAGCAGAGGACCTGCCCGCTGTGCAGGTAGGTGATCCTTTTCAGGAAAAATTGTTATTGGAAGCCAGCCTGGAAGCTATTTCAACCGGACAAATTGTAGGCATGCAGGATATGGGGGCAGCAGGAATTACCTGTTCCACTTCAGAAATGTCTGCAAAATCGGGTACCGGTATGGATATCTGGTTGGACAAAGTTCCGACACGGCAAAAAAACATGCAGCCGTTCGAAATTTTGCTTTCAGAATCTCAGGAAAGAATGTTGGTGGTTTGCAAAAAGGGCGGAGAAGAACAATTGTTGCGCGTTTTCGAAAAATGGGATTTGGAATGCATTCAAATTGGCGAAGTAAATGATACCGGTCGTCTGAAATATTTTCACCATGATGAATTGGTTGCAGATGTGCCAGCCGAATCCCTGGTACTGGGAGGTGGTGCACCGGTTTATCAAAGAAGCTTTAAAGAACCAGCCTACCTGGAAAAAGTCCGCACATTTGATGCTTCGGCGGTTAAACTCCCTGCAGACCTCAAACAGGTAGCCAAAGAGCTCATGAAACATCCGGATATTGCCAATAAAAAATGGATTTACGAGCAATACGATAAAATGGTTAGAACCGGCACCATGACCTCAGTGGAAGCCTCAGATGCCGCAATTGTGAGAATTAAGAACTCTGAAAAAGCATTGGCTTTAACCGTGGATTGCAATTCCAATTACGTCTACCTCAATCCTGAAACCGGGGGCATGATAGCCGTAGCAGAATGTGCCCGCAACATCAGTTGTTCAGGAGGGATTCCCGTTGCCATCACCAATTGCCTCAATTTTGGAAATCCATACAATCCCGAAGTGTACTGGCAGTTTGTACATGCGTTGCAAGGGATGGGGAAAGCCTGCCAAAAATTTGACACCCCCGTTACCGGTGGCAATGTGAGCTTCTATAACCAATCAGTTTCCAAAGATGGGACGATCCCGGTATATCCAACTCCGGTAATTGGTATGTTGGGCATTCTCGAAAACCAAAATCTAAAAACCGGAATCGCATTTAAAAATCAGGGCGATCTGATTTACCTCCTGGGAGATATTCAAAACGATATAAGCTATTCAACTTATTTAAGCAAGATCCACGGCATCCAGTTTGCTCCTGTTCCTCATTTTGACCTGGAAAAAGAATTTCAATTGCATAAAAACATTCAGGGTCTGATCCGCAATCAACTTGTAAGAAGTGCTCATGACTTGTCCGAAGGCGGGTTGTTTGTTGCTTTGGCAGAATCGTGTTTCAGTCCGGCACAATTAGGCTTTTCGATACACTTGCCCCAAGGCATCCGATCTGACATCGCATTGTTTAGTGAAGATCAGGGACGGATCCTGGTGAGTGTTGCTCCCGATAAAAAAAATGAGTTTGAGACCTATCTTTTACAAAACTCTCAGCAGTTTCTTTTGTTAGGAACAGTTGAACCCGGTGTTTTCGAGATCGATGGAGAACACTTTGGTACCGTTGGTGAGTTTTTTGAAATTTACTCGACAGCTATTGAAAATTATTTAAACTAG
- a CDS encoding thioredoxin family protein: MKYLHVLLFSLVAFAGLNSQAYQFGDQVDDFKLMNVDGKWVSLSDYKDSKAYIIVFTCNHCPYAKMYEDRIIKLASAYKAKGIPVIAINPNDPDVVPEDSYELMVTQAKSKSYTFPYLFDEKQTVYPKFGATRTPQVYVLDAMKKLRYSGAIDDSPKDATMVQSRYLENAVSAVESGKTPDPQLTKAIGCSIKKKS; the protein is encoded by the coding sequence ATGAAATATTTACACGTACTACTTTTTAGCCTGGTGGCTTTTGCAGGATTAAACTCACAGGCTTATCAGTTTGGCGATCAGGTAGATGACTTTAAACTTATGAATGTCGATGGAAAATGGGTTTCTCTATCCGATTACAAAGATTCTAAAGCTTATATCATCGTTTTTACCTGCAACCATTGTCCTTATGCAAAAATGTATGAAGACAGGATCATTAAGCTGGCTTCTGCATACAAGGCTAAGGGAATCCCTGTCATAGCTATCAACCCAAACGATCCCGATGTCGTTCCTGAAGACAGTTACGAATTGATGGTTACTCAAGCCAAAAGCAAAAGTTATACCTTCCCCTATCTGTTTGATGAAAAACAAACTGTGTATCCCAAATTCGGAGCCACCCGAACTCCACAGGTTTATGTTTTGGATGCCATGAAGAAATTAAGATACAGCGGAGCCATTGATGATTCTCCGAAAGATGCAACCATGGTTCAGAGCAGGTACCTGGAAAATGCAGTTTCAGCTGTGGAATCAGGCAAAACTCCGGATCCGCAACTTACCAAAGCCATTGGTTGCTCCATCAAGAAAAAGAGCTGA
- a CDS encoding RNA methyltransferase: MWIKSLQHKAERMDSGVFVAEGRKLVSELLNEPGSFCSLLVLGNSIANEFSFDKSLAGRCEIIDDSEFKSMTSLKTANSVLGVFKMPVFYNNNGDDFKLYLENISDPGNMGTIIRTADWFGLKKIYCSPECVDAFNSKVVQASMASIMRVELEVIPWREFSLLHPKNSFYAATMAGLPYSHCNREEVRILCIGSEAHGLSDDILAYCSHKIGIPKAAQSTAESLNAAVATSILLSWRLGS, from the coding sequence TTGTGGATAAAATCACTGCAGCATAAAGCGGAAAGAATGGATTCCGGAGTGTTTGTTGCCGAAGGCAGAAAACTTGTTTCTGAATTGTTGAATGAACCTGGTAGCTTTTGTTCCTTGTTGGTTCTGGGAAATTCCATAGCCAATGAATTTTCGTTTGACAAATCCCTTGCAGGACGATGTGAAATAATCGATGATTCAGAGTTCAAATCCATGACTTCACTTAAAACTGCGAATTCTGTTTTGGGAGTATTTAAAATGCCTGTGTTTTATAATAATAACGGCGATGATTTTAAATTATATTTAGAAAACATATCCGATCCGGGAAATATGGGAACTATTATCCGTACAGCGGATTGGTTTGGACTTAAAAAAATTTATTGCAGCCCGGAATGTGTAGATGCGTTCAATAGCAAAGTTGTGCAAGCCAGCATGGCCAGTATAATGCGCGTTGAGCTTGAGGTCATTCCGTGGCGTGAATTTTCTTTGTTGCATCCGAAGAATTCTTTTTATGCAGCTACCATGGCGGGTCTTCCTTATTCCCATTGCAATCGGGAAGAGGTTCGGATATTGTGTATTGGAAGTGAAGCACACGGACTGAGCGATGATATACTTGCTTACTGCAGTCACAAAATTGGCATTCCCAAAGCAGCTCAATCCACTGCAGAATCATTAAACGCTGCAGTCGCTACTTCCATTTTGCTTTCCTGGCGTTTGGGAAGCTGA
- a CDS encoding T9SS type A sorting domain-containing protein, with protein MRTSLIWLFIVQVVYAQVLEMKEIPILGPDQRQLINAAIGGLDNPQIGEMLIDDDTHMDLLVFDRAGDVILPFVFDPVSQNYLFSYKHRQLFPKLKDWVLLRDFNNDGLADIFASSFNTAGIPGIELHVAQKGVNGLEFRKFDMGKSFDVIYFSTGIGDTQIPTDFTDIPAIEDADGDGDLDIILFEPGNNRVSLFINVVKERGYSKDTLAFVLSDRCYGRFVESGFTSEITLSGSSDTCANFRNPANTTRHSGSTLLSMDLNGDGFLDLLVGDLTNNGLIALFNSKPGPQAYFTSQQPNWPYPSDSVNIATFNAAFRADVDQDGLMDVLVAPNQRSISENANNFWYYRNTGTLAAPDFKVVSKSFLTEETIDLGSSSDPCFVDYNQDGKMDLLIGSEGYFIRGTNLRDARLMLFENVGSEKNPAFQLVDSNYLNFSEFALSPDAHLSFTPAFGDLDNDEDLDLIVGENQGQFFYCENIAGKGKPFQFKKPVYPYKDLSVRTYSSPYLVDINKDGLLDIVSGSRLNTNDLSGLACGSFYYFQNMGTTTQAEFDPDYYKSPNTNCLGKIIVNAISSKSFTCPEFYTDENGELKMLSGNIYGEVKLIGNVSTDPQLPYVYLNQHYGQLKEGERLTLSLADLDGDGLLEMATGNARGGIAFYQTDLKIKLGTTTQETSFATMELSPNPGHTILNVLTHHTGHAELSILRMDGKQMYRKHIQEKQSLSIPVDKFSTGAYMIVLKHKSGSEICKWIKI; from the coding sequence ATGAGAACAAGCTTGATATGGTTATTTATTGTACAGGTTGTATATGCCCAGGTGCTTGAAATGAAGGAAATTCCAATCCTGGGCCCTGATCAGCGTCAACTGATTAATGCTGCCATTGGGGGGCTGGATAATCCACAAATTGGTGAAATGTTGATTGATGACGACACCCACATGGATCTTCTGGTTTTTGATCGTGCCGGAGATGTGATCCTGCCCTTTGTATTTGATCCTGTTTCACAGAATTACCTCTTTAGCTACAAACATCGGCAATTGTTTCCCAAACTAAAGGATTGGGTACTCTTAAGGGATTTTAATAACGACGGATTGGCCGATATTTTCGCCAGTTCATTCAATACTGCAGGCATTCCGGGAATTGAATTGCATGTCGCCCAAAAAGGCGTCAACGGTCTGGAGTTTCGGAAATTTGATATGGGGAAATCCTTTGATGTCATTTACTTTTCGACCGGCATAGGAGATACTCAAATACCAACTGATTTTACCGACATCCCTGCCATCGAAGATGCCGACGGAGATGGTGATTTGGACATCATCCTGTTCGAACCGGGCAACAATCGCGTTTCGTTATTCATCAATGTAGTGAAGGAAAGAGGCTACTCAAAAGATACGCTTGCGTTTGTTTTATCTGACCGTTGTTACGGGCGATTTGTTGAAAGTGGATTTACATCGGAAATTACGCTCAGCGGCAGTTCAGATACCTGTGCAAACTTCCGGAATCCTGCCAACACCACGAGGCATTCCGGTTCCACTTTGCTAAGTATGGACCTGAATGGCGATGGATTTCTCGACTTACTGGTGGGAGATCTCACCAATAATGGATTGATTGCTCTATTCAATTCCAAACCAGGTCCCCAAGCCTATTTTACCAGCCAACAACCCAATTGGCCATATCCTTCGGATTCGGTGAACATAGCAACCTTCAATGCGGCTTTTCGGGCAGATGTGGACCAGGATGGGCTCATGGACGTATTGGTTGCGCCTAACCAAAGATCTATTTCAGAAAATGCCAATAACTTTTGGTACTATCGCAATACAGGTACACTGGCGGCACCTGATTTTAAAGTCGTGTCCAAATCATTCCTGACGGAGGAAACCATCGACCTGGGTTCGTCAAGCGATCCGTGTTTTGTCGACTACAACCAGGATGGAAAAATGGATTTACTTATAGGTTCTGAAGGATATTTTATAAGAGGAACCAATCTGAGGGATGCAAGATTGATGTTGTTTGAAAATGTAGGAAGCGAGAAAAATCCAGCGTTCCAATTGGTCGATAGCAATTATTTAAACTTCAGTGAATTTGCCCTGAGCCCTGATGCGCATCTGTCTTTTACTCCTGCTTTTGGAGATCTGGACAACGACGAAGATTTGGATTTGATCGTAGGCGAAAATCAAGGTCAGTTTTTTTATTGTGAGAACATCGCCGGAAAAGGGAAACCATTTCAGTTTAAAAAACCGGTCTATCCTTACAAAGATTTAAGTGTAAGAACATACAGCTCTCCTTATCTCGTAGATATTAACAAAGACGGATTGCTGGATATCGTCAGTGGTTCGAGATTGAATACAAATGATCTTAGCGGATTGGCTTGCGGGAGTTTTTACTATTTTCAAAATATGGGAACGACTACTCAAGCTGAGTTTGATCCGGATTATTATAAAAGCCCAAATACCAATTGTCTTGGCAAAATTATAGTCAATGCTATTTCTTCTAAATCTTTTACTTGTCCTGAATTCTATACGGATGAAAATGGCGAGTTGAAAATGTTGAGTGGCAATATTTACGGAGAGGTTAAACTCATCGGAAATGTGTCCACTGATCCGCAATTGCCCTATGTTTATTTAAATCAGCACTACGGACAACTTAAAGAAGGGGAGAGGTTGACTTTAAGTCTGGCCGATCTGGATGGGGATGGTTTACTGGAAATGGCCACTGGAAATGCAAGAGGAGGTATAGCTTTCTACCAGACGGACCTGAAAATAAAATTGGGAACAACAACTCAGGAAACAAGTTTTGCTACAATGGAACTTAGTCCGAATCCCGGACATACAATACTTAATGTTTTGACGCATCATACGGGTCATGCGGAGCTTAGTATCCTCCGGATGGATGGTAAACAAATGTATCGCAAACACATTCAGGAGAAGCAAAGTCTAAGCATACCTGTTGATAAGTTTTCCACAGGTGCTTATATGATTGTATTAAAACATAAATCAGGTTCAGAAATTTGTAAATGGATAAAAATTTAA